From Clarias gariepinus isolate MV-2021 ecotype Netherlands chromosome 1, CGAR_prim_01v2, whole genome shotgun sequence:
GAGAAACCATCTTCTGCCTACAATCAGAACATGGAAGCATGACTGAAGCTTGCAAGACTGCATCGAAACAAACCAGAAGATGACAGAAGACGACTGGAACAATTTTCTATAGtcaaatgagaccaaagtggagtgccatgtttggggaaaaccaaacaacatttcagcagaaacacctcataacccactgtcaagcacagGGGTGGagaggtgatgatttgggcaTTTTTTGCAGCCACTGGACCTGGGCACCAAAATGTAAAACCAGCCAAAGCTTGTTCGAAAGTGGGTCATGCAAAAGGACAATAATCTGCataccagtaaatctacatcagaatggctgtAAATAATAGAAGCAAGATTTTGGAATGGCTTAGTCAAAGtgcagacctcaacccaattgaaatgCTATAGCGGGACATTTGCGAATTTCCAAAAACCTAAataaactgaagcaatgttgtaaagaagaatagttcaaaattcctccacaattTATATGAGAGATTGGTAGTCATACAGGAAATTATTACTTCAAGTGATTGCTggtaaaggtggatctacaagctattaattcatgggggtacttagtatcgcccatgtgtgtgtgtgttggtcacATGAACTGTCTAAAAATCAGGCAAAACTTATGAGGAAAGGAAGTCAAGCGTTTATGTGACTGACAAAATAATGGCATTTCTTATCTTGGATAAGATTCATATCACATCACAATATCCCTTGCAAATTTGTTGTTCACAATTCTTATGTAGCTATTATTTATAATGAGATTGCTTATATAATCTATTATAACATTTCAAGATCAGTTCATAAAAATACCATAGACATTAATGATGTTATGCTAGTAATGTCTGTGGTAAAGTACATAAAGACAGTGTTCTTATGAGCAGATATTATAATTCATTATGTAACCTGGTATTTTTAAGCCACATAATAAGGCTTCCTGAGGTTTTTCATTCAACTGCCAAGCAATGTAAGTTAAGATaaatgttacacacacaaacacacacacacactactcagtCCTCCATCACCCCCAGAAAAGCCAAAAGCCCTTGAATTAAGTCAATCATTTAGTcataacaaattaattaaaagaataattaaatcattaacacattaaatatAGCAATTAAACCTCATGTCTTACATGAGTGAATCTGAGTGGATTTGATGAGGGAGAGCAGAGAGAGCAATGGAGTGTACCAGCCAATCAAagagtttacttttttttttttctttttttttttcttccagagaCAACAGTAGAGGACTTGTGGTGCAAGGACTCTCCCTTGCTCTTTCTGCAGACTGATTCTGAGGCCAGATTCCTGAGATAAATTATCTATAATTATCTTGAGCATAACATGTGTTGAATAGCAAATGATGATGAACCTTTCCCCCTTCTGAATGTCCGGTTATGGAGCCTCTTTAATTGAACAATAAACGGTCTGCCTTTGTCTTAAGTACTGCGCCGATTTCTGGATTAGGTTCAATTTCACTGTGGATTTGAGCGGAGTACGTTTGATTGGCTGCATGAAGCATGACCAATTGAGAAGCAGAAGCTATGACTCACAGCAATAAATTTCACCTTGTTGTGTCTCAGCAATATTTGATTCGCTACAAGAAAATAACCGATTTCTATGTTAAACATGTTCCCACTTTGCTCAAAACTGGAACGCTGATTTTGTGCTATTGCTATGAGGAAACATGCTGCTGTCCACTCATACCAAAACAATCTCTAATCAACACTGGGGGTGAGTTTCTCTTACTCTACCTCTTATGTAAGGTATTTTGGTAAGGATTTCCTACAGCATGTTTATGCAACCCCCTTTCATTACCCTGTGGTTTTAGTTATAGCTAAAAACAACATGATATTCTTGATGTAAGAAGAATGAGCTGTGCTTTGGGTCAAATTACAATTACACTGCCTGAGGGCACCTGAATATCAAAACACTTTCATGTGGTTAGATCAGCAACAATATGAATAGAAATATAGCTCACTTAATGCAGTGGGTATTTTTTCTAGCTTTGTTTAAAAGAAGAGTGACAGCTGGTGTCAGGATAATTCTAGGTTAAACAGTAAGCTGTATCTTGTCATGATCAGGTACTTAGATGTAGGgttatatcgctttatcctgtatccagggttgcggggacctggagcctatcccaggaagcttagggcacaagacagggtacaccctggacagggtgccaatccatcgcagggcgcacacacacacacacacacacacacacacacacactacgggcaatttgggaatgccacttatctacatgtctttggactgttggtggaaaccagagcacccggaggaaactcaccaaacatggggtgaacatgcaaactccatgcacaccgagCCAGGAATCGAGCCTGTCCGGGAAtggaacccggaccctgaaggtgcaaggcgacagtgctaaccacaaccaTGGCCTAGGTTATGATCTGGAAAGCAAAAATCATATTATATGAAGCCATGCTCTGAGCAGTTCAAGGTTCTTGAAAGGTTTCCAAAGTGAGTGGAGAATGTAATGTTGGTGGAATGTTTAGGAAGACAAAGCACTATGGCTCTTATAAATAGTATGCCTTTCATAAAATATATCTTTCCTaaggggataaaaaaaaaaggtttgagaTTATTCATTCTGCGGCAGCGTTAAAAAATCGTAAGTTGCTCAAAACGACTTGATCTCATTCATTAGTCTAATCCCCCTGTGATGCTGTGAATAAGCAGGCCTGAACAGTTTATCAACTGCTGAGGAAGCACCTTTCACTAATGGCTCCCTGCAGGACCAGGTACAGATTGCTAGCCTTGAACTAGGATGCTCTATTAACTAATATTTCTATATACAGCATTCATGAAGGTCTTTAGAAATTGTTCTCTGAATTGTGAATTAGTTCTGATTCGTAATTCCTAATCGGTATGGATTCCAGTCTAACTCAGCTCACTGCAAAAACTCAAAATCTTGTCAAGTATATTTTTCTAATTTCTAGTCAAAATATCTCATCACACTTAATATAAGACAAAATCACCTAAAGACCAAGATTTAAGTGAGATAAAGGAGCTTGTTTTTAGACAGTGCATCTTGAATATCTTGTTAAGTGAATCTGTCTTGAAAATATCTTGTTTTGAGTCATATCTCAGATGAAACAAGCTTTTTTTGACATGTCATAAGGTTTTTAAGCTGCTGTGTTATTTGTTAAAGATGAATCGTCTTGTTTCAAGAAATAGACTtgacttgaattgagacaacaAATCTGCTTTATTGAAAACTGCATGGTCAACATGCCCAACTCACAATGCAGAGTACAGTGTGGCTATTTTTCTTACATTTGCATCAAACCATGTCCATGTGATATGTAAAAAAGACAGTGGCAAAATCTGGAATTATGTTTCCTTCTCTGTTCTGTTGCACTCTGGACATACTGCAAAagcaataagtaaaaataaatgctgtcATCAATTACAGTGTTTgtagtgcttaaaaaaaatacccgCCCAAAAAAACTGCACCCAAATACCCACTGTAACGTACGGACAGAGGCGGTCGGATCCATGTGCAGCACTTTATTTCAGCTCAAACACAAGCAGACATAAACTCCGGCATACAGTTAAACAAGGGGCAAACCAGTAACTCGTAGTGAAAACAGGCTTAGGTCGAGGCAGGCAGCACAGGTTCATGAACAGTTCAGAAAGCAGGCAAGGGTCAAGAGTCCAGAGAAACACAGAATATTAAAACAGGGAAAGCTCAGAGATGTACACTTACAGTGTAACAAGACTTTGCAAAGGACACAAAGGAAAACCAAGGCTTAAATCAGAGAAGCTAACAAGAATAATCTAAAACAGGTGAAAGACAAAGCACAATCAGTCCAGGTAAAGCCATAAGATGAAATGATAAATAGAGAAGGAGTGCACTCCAGCCGCTGATTGTCACACCCACACTCAATACAGACTCAAGAATTATGTTTAATGATGTCTGTGAGATCATACTTCAGTGGAATGTACTTGCTATTATTGAAGTTTACATAGTGGTATGGTGTATAATCAACAAGCTTTTCAGCATCCATGAAAATATTGGCTTGAGCTAGATCGGGAACTTCTACCTCATAAGCTAAATAATGATCATTCCACCCAACTGTAGAGAGAGGTTGGCATTCAAAACAATACACTGAcgcatttaaaatataaatgttttttacaagTGAAAACTCTGGAGTATCATTGATGACATTAGAAATAACCAAAgattttccacatgtatgcttATTACCATGTTGTATAATCCACTTTACAGAAACTATATGTTCAACATGCTCTATTCCTAAGAAGTCTTTAATCTTTCCTTCTACATAATGAACATTTTTCACCTCAGAGGCTGGGCCCATGTCAACTTCCCTTGAACAAATTGGATGTTTCTCAAGCACATTCTGACTACATTCATAAAGTTGGTTGTGCTTCACAAGAGACttacagatatttttaaaactacttttcaAAGCCCACTGCTTAAAAAAGCAATGCTTTGACTCAAAGCGCATACACATATGCCTCACTGTAGGACCAAGTGCCTTAATCTGAGAAGGAAGATGCAGCAAGTAATGCTGTTTAGGTATAATATTTGCATCTGGAAACAGttgtttgaaatgttttaaatggtGCTCTATTAAAAGCTTCAGCCTTGAAAGAGTTGAGAGAGCAATAATTGGTGAAAAAAGAATTTTGACTATCTCTAACAACTTAAGTAGCATTTGTGTGTAATCATTTTCTCCAAGTTTGTCAATGAGAAATGGCAGGATCTTTAACAAAACCAGCATCTGCCCAGCTGACTGTTTCAATTTATTGTCATTTGATGATAGTGTATTGACAGATATGGGGCAAGGCTTATCCCTTGCATCCACAGGAGAATAAGGGAAGCAAATAATTGCACTGTTGAATGCGTCCAAGTCCATATGCCCTGAAAGCACAAGATGctttaaaacacatttgattTCATATGGGGCAACACCTTCAAGAATGACATGCATGATGTCCTGTGGGGTTTGATTGATTATATCAAAGTGAGGAAATTCTGTTAATTTGCTTCTCCTGTTTATGCCATATGTCATTTTAAGATTGTCTTTCAGAAAGTCAGTATTTGCCTTTTCAATGTCATTACATTGCCTGTTATGACTTGCCGTAGTCCttttaacaaacaaatcttCATTAAATTGCTCCTGCATGTCTTCAAAGTTGCATTCGCAGTGCCTGCATTTACTGTAGGCAAATCCCACTCCTATCTTAAATCCAGCCACGTCATGCTGAGCTAGAGTGTCTCCGCACACAGACATAAGTGCCCCATAAATTGTCCTCTCACCACTTGCAGTGACAACCTGGACACCATCATACAGCTCAGTTAAGTCATGGTTAATCCTCTCAAATATCTCATCAATACCACAATGGGAAAGATCTTTTGATTTTACCATGGCAAGCAGACGAATGGCAGCAAGTCTTGATCGGTATTTAGGGTTGATGTTACCTAAGGTGTAATAAATCAAtaacaatttgtttttgtttgcccGAGATCCAAGAGGATTGCATAGCTCAATTTCATCTGTATATAAAATCAACTGCAATGCTGTGGGAAATTTCAAAAACAGTGGGTGCGACTTAAAAATGTCTCCATCTATGAAATCATGAAAAAATCCATCCTTGCATGTCTGTGGCCTGTTGTCAATCATTGCAATTATTTGTGGATGTGATAGCAGCTGCTCCAAACTTTTCACCAACggtatataatgaaataaatggtCCTTAATAGTAAGAACTCTGGAGTCTCCATTTTTCACATAACATACTGTTTGTTTTGCGACAAGAATCTCTGGTTCAACTGGTATTAGCAGTTCTTTGATGGTCTTATCCTGCAAATGGGTGGAAGCAATTTGACAGAAAGGGTCAACAAACTGGTCAAATATCCCCATTGCATCACTCTTTAGTTGATCCAGGTCCCCAGAATGTCTCTCAATCATGTCGCTCATTTGCTGTTTTAGGTGCTCCAATAATGCGGCCTGATATTGCTGGACTCCACTCACCATTTGGTTAACAGCTCTCTGAAGagtagaaaacaaacaaacaaaaaaattatacattataaaatgcAGTCAACATGGAAActcagacactttttttttttacatttttttttttaagtaacccTTCAATTACATGCTGTATTGTTAGTGAAATGCAATGATCAAAATAGGCTATTTACAGCAAAACTATCATGAAATAATATTAGCTTCTGCAGCTTTAAGACCTTGTTTACACTTGGTCTTAAAATGCGTTTTGAGCAATAGGATCAGGTGGACTAAGTGCTAAATAAAAGTGTAAGTGCTGGGTTTATTATGTTGTCTTCATTTTTAGCTCATGCTCAACAAATGGAGTGGATGGGCAGATTTTGTAAGCAAAGTATGTGTCCATTTGCATATATAATGGGGAAGTGAGATCCGATCACAAATGTTCACTGAACCCTTACAAAAAACAACTGCAGTACAATGAAGTACACCGTATATGGCAATGCCGGTGTGTGTACACTCAGAGAGAATAATGTGTTTGAATTTAAAAGACGTGGCGCTGTGCGACCGGTGTGCGCCCCCCTTTAAGCTATCTTAAATAACTAGATAAACAAGTCTGTTagcaaactttaagttggcttgaaaAAGCATAGCCAGAAAGTTTAAAGCCAATTCatcagatagatagaaagaaagtACTTGGAAGGAAAGAagcatgtgcatacacattCTATTTCAGGTGTTTCTGAGATGTCCACCTGTGATCGGATCAACCAAGATGCCAGGTCTAAACAGTGGCTAAGTCATTCTACAGTTTAAGCTTATTGCTTTTAAGTTTGctactaaaaattaaatataataaattggaAAATCAATGGCATAAGTTACCTGTGTCAGTTGATGGGTTTCTCTGGCTTGAAGAAGAAATCCAGTTGCATGTTTACAAAGACCAACGTCCATGCGACCCTCTCCATCTTCTTGGAATCCACTCTGAAAGAAATTAACAACAAACCTATTGAAACAGGGAAAATATTGTCATGTGTAGGTAGCACCACCAGACAATCTAATAACTACCTGggtaagctagctagctagattTCTTCTTATAAAAAGGTACAAGATGGGTGTATTTTTACTGAttggtgtatttatttatgtatttttattattcgagtatgtaaaataacaacaacaataaaaacaaaacagtactTTGACAGcatcagaaaaaaatctgtcctTCATGAGTGTTAAGATTGACACACATACTAAATTGTATCCCTTCACCTGCTCTCTTAccaataaattaacataaaggcCTTTGAACTGAACTTGTATTGTTACGTTAAATTCTAGTTTGTGTAATGACTTACCGCTGGAATGACGATGCTTGAGCCCTCCGCTTCAGCCACATGGATTGAATTAGTTTGGTCGGTTGGGCCTGTCCTTTCACCTGCTCCAGGTAAAACGTGGCGAGTCGGTCCTTCCTCCTCCGTCGCTTCAACTTGAAGAAGATGATGCGCATGTGTTCGCTTCACGTGATAGTAGAAGGAGTTATACACCCTGTACTCACTCGGACAGCCATCAATCCCACACACGACGCGAAAGTCAGGGCTGCGACTGTGCATGGTGTTAATGTGACTCAAAAGTTGTTTCAGAGTCAGTGCCACAAATATGTAGCATATGAAGCAACGCCAAATCATGTTGGAAGCAAAGACAAGCAAGATGCAAGAGTACGGTAAACAACTGGTCGCAAGACTGCCGTAAAAACTCGTTTCTATGGTTACACCCGCCAGCCACCTGCTGCAAATGAGAATGTAGGCGTAAACTAATTATACTGGAAACTAACGGACCGATTTGAACTTGGATGTCTTGGGAGTCTTCTTGACGTGTTTCATTGCAAGTAAGTTGTATTCAGTGCTCATTCTTTGTAGTTCACATTGCACACCATTTGAATGTTATCGACGTTTATATGTGTTTTCAATGTTTATTGTGTATCGTTGCCGCTGAACAGAGACAGCGAGGCGGGCTAACGTTAAGTTAGCGGAGCTAAAAGCTATTGCGACATGGAAGAATTGGATGATGTCGCAGTGTCGATTTTAAGGGGTAATGTATgcaaatgttattatttatcatACGTACAAATGCTGATGAGCTTTTGgataatgttttatattgtgTTCGGAACTTCAGACcaatatcaaagtgaattttacCCTCCCGTTACTCGCGCAATTTTGTTCCCGCTAAATTCATAAACTAGTCAactgttaatttaaattaataaactaatTATATAAAACTATTGTCAATGCACTACAAATTAACTGGTTCTATGCCTTTACTTTATTAATacaacttattaaaaaaatacaaggcatgagacatttatttttctttggtgGTAACGTTAGTGCATTCTCTAATCTAATCAGCAGTCTGCCGTGTTTTCACGTCACATTTTAGTATCGCCTCAGCTCGCTCAGAACCTCGCCTGAGgtggtacaaaaaaaagtacCTGAAAGCAGGTACaggtacaacttttacacagtGTAAAACCAAACAGAGCCGAGGCGAGCTGGTACTGTGTAGTGGAAAAGCGCCATAATAGTCTCATTCAGTTTGATTTCTAGGGCACTGTTTCATCTAGctatgtttgtcttttaatgtttTCATAGCTGCAAACATCACAGAGACAATGATGAGCACTCTGTCTCGTGAAGACTTGCGAGATCTTTTCCCAGGCCCAGAGAACTTTATACGGAGAAAAGCGGTCTGGCGTGCCTGTCATGGTGCCTCAGAAGAGGTCAGTTTCTCATAGGGTTGTGCCGATAGACAATAGTATTGTGTATCGACGAGAGTCAGAGATATCGCTGCTGGCAGATGCCTTTGACGATATCAATACGATAATTAGCTTGTTTTCCCATTAATgtattaaatcattattattattattatgaagctAGTATTGTTATTAAATTAGTTAGGAACTACAATTAATTTGCCTTGCCTAAATTCATAACGACATCACCGCATAACCAGACTTGTGACATTGGAAACAGTCGGGATAATGTAAGTACACaactacaaaaaatatataacatagaTATAGTGatttttgctatttttaaagcaaaaaagttACATATTGTGCCTTTAAGTGGTTTAAACTAAACACCTATTTAAGTTGGCAGCAGCACATTAAGCTAACAGCACAGTGTTTTTGGAACAGACATGGTAGTCTACATCTGTGTTCAATTCAGTTTAGATTAATTGATAGGTGTTCAGTTAGTTAATGTTATCGATTTCACACACCTAAAATGGAACATTGCTTATTTTTACGTGTGCAAAGCTGTCAATGCtacactgcattttgtgttgacatgaaaaacaaaaatgttgctTTTTACATTAGttcattatcttttattttacagGAGTCTGGCCAAGAACACTCAAAATTATCGGGCATTTCCTCCTTTAATGCTTCACCCATGCAACAGACATCCACTCCTGTGAAAGCAAGTCCTGCAAAGTACACAACCCCTGAAAAGGTTGTGAAGTTATCCTTTCCAGAATATGTATTGCACACCGACACAGAACTTGAGCAAGTCCGACAACAGTACTTTGAGTTGTCGAAGAGAGGCGAACAGCGCGACTGCCAAATGTCAAAGGAGCTCAGATGCCGGCTCATTCGAAACACCATGACCAGTATGATTGCGATCCTGAGGGCAAAGGGGGATAGAGAATCACACAGATACCCATCAAAGCCAGAAATCACAGCAATGGCAAAGAGAATAGTACTGTACTACCCCATGCTGCAGGACCAAGGCCTCCATACATGG
This genomic window contains:
- the LOC128530899 gene encoding uncharacterized protein LOC128530899 — encoded protein: MIWRCFICYIFVALTLKQLLSHINTMHSRSPDFRVVCGIDGCPSEYRVYNSFYYHVKRTHAHHLLQVEATEEEGPTRHVLPGAGERTGPTDQTNSIHVAEAEGSSIVIPASGFQEDGEGRMDVGLCKHATGFLLQARETHQLTQRAVNQMVSGVQQYQAALLEHLKQQMSDMIERHSGDLDQLKSDAMGIFDQFVDPFCQIASTHLQDKTIKELLIPVEPEILVAKQTVCYVKNGDSRVLTIKDHLFHYIPLVKSLEQLLSHPQIIAMIDNRPQTCKDGFFHDFIDGDIFKSHPLFLKFPTALQLILYTDEIELCNPLGSRANKNKLLLIYYTLGNINPKYRSRLAAIRLLAMVKSKDLSHCGIDEIFERINHDLTELYDGVQVVTASGERTIYGALMSVCGDTLAQHDVAGFKIGVGFAYSKCRHCECNFEDMQEQFNEDLFVKRTTASHNRQCNDIEKANTDFLKDNLKMTYGINRRSKLTEFPHFDIINQTPQDIMHVILEGVAPYEIKCVLKHLVLSGHMDLDAFNSAIICFPYSPVDARDKPCPISVNTLSSNDNKLKQSAGQMLVLLKILPFLIDKLGENDYTQMLLKLLEIVKILFSPIIALSTLSRLKLLIEHHLKHFKQLFPDANIIPKQHYLLHLPSQIKALGPTVRHMCMRFESKHCFFKQWALKSSFKNICKSLVKHNQLYECSQNVLEKHPICSREVDMGPASEVKNVHYVEGKIKDFLGIEHVEHIVSVKWIIQHGNKHTCGKSLVISNVINDTPEFSLVKNIYILNASVYCFECQPLSTVGWNDHYLAYEVEVPDLAQANIFMDAEKLVDYTPYHYVNFNNSKYIPLKYDLTDIIKHNS